In one window of Pristiophorus japonicus isolate sPriJap1 chromosome 9, sPriJap1.hap1, whole genome shotgun sequence DNA:
- the LOC139273873 gene encoding uncharacterized protein — MPVDYFNVEWTLHTSHHTGLTEKGLVPVTKVNQDDRRPALLRHRWAPTPLLLNAAPLLYSNTTAPGPRPRRPRATTPPGCDPAAPGPRPRRAATPPPPGHDPTAPDPRPRRSRATTPPPPGHDPTAPDPRPRRATTPPPPGHDPAGPRPHRPRATTPPPPIHDPAWPRLRRHRATTPPGHDPDAPGPRPRRSWATTPPPPIHNPAAPGPRPRRSRATTPPPPIDDPDAAGPRPRRPRSTTPPLLGHDLAAPGPRPRRPRSTTPPLLGHDPAAPGPRPRRPRATTPTPPGHDPDAPGPRPRRSRATTPPLPVS, encoded by the exons atgcctgtggattattttaacgtggagtggacgttgcacaccagccaccacacgggcttgacagagaaagGCCTTGTTCCAGTGAcaaaggttaaccaagatgacagaagacctgctctgctgcgccaTCGCTGGGCCCCAACCccgctgttgttaaatgctgcgccGCTTCTCTACTCCAacaccaccgcccctgggccacgaccccgccgcccccgggccacgaccccgccgggctgcgaccccgccgctcccgggccacgaccccgccgggctgcgaccccgccgcccccgggccacgaccccaccgccccCGATCCACGACCCCGCCGgtcccgggccacgaccccaccgcccccgggccacgaccccaccgccccCGATCCACGACCCcgccgggccacgaccccgccgccaccgggccacgaccccgccgggccacgaccccaccgcccccgggccacgaccccaccgccccCGATCCACGACCCCGCCTGGCCACGACTCCGCCGCcaccgggccacgaccccgccgggcCACGACCCCGACGCCCCCGGGCcaagaccccgccgctcctgggccacgaccccgccgcccccgatccacaaccccgccgctcctgggccacgaccccgccgctcccgggccacgaccccgccgcccccGATCGACGACCCCGACGctgctgggccacgaccccgccgcccccgatccacaaccccgccgctcctgggccacgacctcgccgctcccgggccacgaccccgccgcccccGATCGACGACCCCGCCGctgctgggccacgaccccgccgctcccgggccacgaccccgacGCCCCCGGGCCACTACCCCGAcgcccccgggccacgaccccgacgcccccgggccacgaccccgccgctcccgggccacgaccccgccgctcccgg TTTCTTGA